One genomic segment of Candidatus Bathyarchaeota archaeon includes these proteins:
- a CDS encoding DedA family protein, translating into MVTPIPNKRRKAPLIIITVLALALATYMLFEIVQDVLVEGTPLTSEPVIGAIFSFTHNVTATIGSWGYVGVFVLMLLESSSLPIPSEVILPFAGCLVSTGQLGFLLTVLVSTIAGVVGSLIDYYIGLKGVHLLLKYKLLGKTIFSPSQLETAACWFNKRGSIMVFIGRLVPGVRTLISFPAGAVKMSMPKFLIYTAAGCLLWNSLLIYVGYYLGQNWTAVAGVLHYVLIAVVVVAVVLFVAYLVWKRKNWVDTQKMLGLKGDSERLVSS; encoded by the coding sequence GTGGTAACTCCCATACCAAACAAACGGCGAAAAGCTCCACTCATAATTATCACTGTTTTAGCTTTGGCTCTTGCTACCTACATGCTGTTTGAAATTGTTCAAGACGTTCTGGTTGAAGGTACCCCTTTAACAAGTGAGCCTGTAATTGGCGCCATCTTTTCATTCACCCACAACGTTACCGCAACCATTGGCTCATGGGGATACGTGGGTGTTTTTGTTTTGATGCTTCTTGAATCCAGCAGTTTGCCTATTCCCAGCGAAGTTATTCTTCCCTTTGCAGGCTGTCTTGTGTCCACAGGTCAGCTTGGTTTCTTATTAACAGTGCTGGTATCCACTATAGCTGGCGTTGTAGGTTCACTGATTGATTACTACATTGGGCTTAAGGGTGTGCATCTTCTTTTGAAATACAAACTCCTTGGCAAAACTATCTTCTCCCCCAGTCAACTTGAAACTGCTGCGTGCTGGTTCAATAAACGGGGGTCAATAATGGTTTTCATAGGTCGCTTAGTGCCGGGTGTAAGGACTTTGATTTCTTTTCCTGCAGGCGCGGTGAAAATGTCCATGCCTAAGTTTCTGATTTATACTGCTGCAGGTTGCTTGTTATGGAATAGTTTGCTTATTTACGTGGGTTACTATTTGGGGCAGAACTGGACTGCAGTTGCTGGTGTGCTGCATTACGTGTTAATTGCTGTTGTTGTCGTTGCTGTGGTTTTGTTTGTTGCGTATTTGGTTTGGAAAAGAAAAAACTGGGTAGATACGCAAAAAATGTTGGGGCTGAAGGGGGATTCTGAGAGGTTAGTGTCCTCGTAG
- a CDS encoding MEDS domain-containing protein: MAKVRSSGLDFVGNINWGTHMCQFFKSQQDLLDVVVPYFVDGLKNNELCVWVTSEFLTAQTANKAMQQAIPNYQDYVTKGQIEIIPYTDWYLKEGKFELQRVLHAWVEKHNKAIVAGYAGLRATGNPFWLSNKKDWKDFTAYETEINKVISNYKMLVLCTYSIDKCQADEIIDVVTNHEFSMIKREGKWTLIQSIVQKKTADALIKTEKKFRELYSSMTEGVAFHEIISDAQNMPADYRIVDVNPSFEKITGLCKEDAVGKIASELYGTETPLYLDVYAKVAATGKPRTFETYFPPMDRYFSISCISTATGKFTTVFHDITERKKAEEALNQAKTDWERTFDSVPDLIAILDNNHHIVRANKAMTNALKLPAEKCIGLNCYDHVHGTSCPPDFCPHSKTIQDGEEHIAEVHEERLGGDFLVSTTPLFDEQGFMVGSVHVARNITERKKAEKDMAKIQIQLKENASQLEEYANKMEQLAEQRAHQLKASERMAAIGQTASMVGHDIRNPLQAIIGDVYLVKEELQDLSESESKQVIRESITAIEENIFYINKIVSDLQDYTRPLKPVVEEINVKQLIQNILSMIKIPKNIQTNLQVENKLTLNSDPAYLKRALTNLIINAIQAMPNGGELTIKAQSKGNITKINIKDTGVGISKEAKDKLFMPLFTTKAKGQGLGLAVVKRLAEGLGGKVSFESEEGSGTEFTVEFLNLT; this comes from the coding sequence ATGGCTAAAGTCAGAAGTTCTGGGCTGGATTTTGTAGGTAACATAAACTGGGGTACACACATGTGCCAATTTTTCAAAAGCCAGCAAGACCTACTTGATGTTGTTGTTCCTTACTTTGTTGATGGCTTAAAAAATAATGAACTCTGTGTTTGGGTAACCAGCGAGTTTTTGACTGCCCAAACAGCAAACAAAGCCATGCAGCAAGCCATACCTAACTATCAAGATTATGTAACGAAGGGACAAATAGAAATCATACCATACACCGACTGGTACCTGAAAGAGGGCAAATTCGAGCTGCAACGTGTCCTTCATGCTTGGGTTGAAAAACACAATAAAGCCATTGTAGCTGGTTATGCTGGATTGAGGGCTACTGGAAACCCGTTTTGGTTAAGTAACAAAAAAGACTGGAAAGATTTCACTGCTTACGAGACAGAAATAAACAAAGTCATAAGCAACTACAAGATGCTTGTTCTCTGCACATACTCAATTGATAAGTGTCAAGCTGACGAAATCATTGACGTTGTAACAAACCATGAGTTTAGTATGATTAAACGGGAGGGCAAATGGACACTTATCCAGAGCATAGTGCAAAAAAAGACTGCGGATGCTCTGATAAAAACGGAGAAAAAATTCCGTGAACTCTACTCGTCCATGACTGAGGGTGTTGCATTCCACGAAATAATATCTGACGCCCAAAACATGCCTGCGGACTATAGAATAGTTGATGTTAATCCTTCTTTTGAAAAAATCACTGGATTATGCAAAGAAGATGCTGTAGGAAAAATAGCCTCGGAACTTTACGGTACAGAAACCCCGCTGTACCTTGACGTTTACGCTAAAGTAGCAGCAACAGGAAAACCCAGAACCTTTGAAACCTATTTCCCACCAATGGATAGATACTTTAGTATATCATGCATTTCCACAGCCACAGGAAAATTCACAACCGTCTTTCATGACATAACTGAACGGAAAAAAGCGGAGGAAGCATTAAACCAAGCAAAAACTGATTGGGAACGAACCTTTGACAGCGTACCCGACCTAATTGCCATACTTGACAATAATCATCACATTGTACGTGCAAACAAAGCCATGACAAACGCGCTTAAACTTCCTGCAGAAAAATGTATCGGCTTAAACTGCTATGACCACGTTCACGGAACAAGCTGTCCACCGGATTTTTGTCCTCACTCAAAAACCATACAGGATGGCGAAGAGCACATTGCAGAAGTGCATGAGGAAAGGTTAGGTGGAGATTTTTTGGTGAGCACCACGCCGCTGTTTGATGAGCAAGGTTTCATGGTGGGTTCGGTACATGTTGCCCGAAACATTACTGAACGCAAAAAAGCCGAAAAGGACATGGCAAAAATTCAGATTCAACTTAAAGAAAACGCTTCTCAACTGGAGGAGTACGCTAACAAGATGGAGCAGTTGGCTGAGCAGCGGGCACATCAGCTAAAGGCGTCTGAGCGTATGGCGGCTATTGGACAAACAGCCAGCATGGTTGGACATGATATTCGTAACCCACTTCAGGCAATCATCGGCGATGTATATCTGGTTAAAGAGGAACTACAAGACCTCTCTGAATCAGAAAGCAAACAAGTCATCCGAGAAAGCATAACGGCAATTGAGGAAAACATTTTCTACATTAACAAGATAGTCAGTGACCTGCAGGATTACACAAGACCTCTTAAACCAGTTGTTGAAGAAATCAACGTGAAACAGTTAATCCAAAACATTCTCTCAATGATTAAAATTCCTAAAAATATACAAACCAACCTACAAGTAGAAAACAAACTGACGTTAAATTCGGACCCAGCATATCTAAAACGTGCATTAACAAATCTGATAATAAACGCGATACAAGCAATGCCCAACGGTGGAGAATTAACCATAAAAGCCCAAAGCAAAGGCAACATCACAAAAATTAACATAAAAGACACAGGCGTGGGCATTTCAAAAGAAGCAAAAGATAAACTGTTCATGCCGCTGTTCACAACCAAGGCTAAGGGTCAAGGGTTAGGTTTAGCGGTGGTGAAACGTTTAGCTGAAGGTTTAGGAGGCAAAGTCAGTTTTGAGAGCGAAGAGGGCTCTGGAACAGAATTCACCGTTGAATTCCTAAATTTAACCTAG
- a CDS encoding presenilin has protein sequence MAQKSHFKVEMIYLLPILASLLFGLCCTWLLMDQQNIVPSVTPVSPDTPGAPIFDAFYFVILIGISATVFYILIKHRSKRVITALIGIAMTAAAILMSLIYLPALFSRLCPALYSDTLVIILAAIITVLLDLAIFRFGIKSGNIAVILLGGALGVFLGKYLPFYSTIAILVFLAIYDVIAVYRGPVGKIAESASGLDELHGLSYSFKDIQMGLGDLVFYSMLASGVFFFAGIVPYVVSIVGIMIGSIITFFMLERRDIFPGLPFPIMLGLAGGIITYFLLALF, from the coding sequence ATGGCGCAAAAAAGTCACTTTAAAGTTGAAATGATCTATTTGCTTCCTATACTGGCAAGCCTGCTTTTTGGGCTCTGCTGCACATGGCTGCTTATGGATCAGCAAAATATTGTTCCCTCCGTTACTCCTGTTTCCCCCGATACTCCTGGTGCCCCAATTTTTGATGCCTTCTACTTTGTCATTTTAATCGGAATCAGCGCTACAGTGTTCTACATTCTCATCAAGCATCGAAGCAAACGAGTAATCACTGCCCTAATCGGCATAGCGATGACTGCCGCAGCGATTTTGATGTCACTGATTTACCTTCCAGCCCTTTTCAGCCGTCTCTGTCCAGCATTATATTCTGATACTTTAGTCATAATTTTAGCTGCAATAATCACGGTTCTGCTTGACCTTGCCATTTTCCGATTCGGAATAAAATCAGGCAACATCGCCGTTATCCTGCTTGGTGGTGCACTTGGGGTCTTTCTTGGCAAGTACCTGCCTTTCTACAGCACCATCGCCATCTTGGTTTTCCTTGCAATTTACGATGTTATTGCGGTTTATCGTGGTCCCGTGGGCAAAATCGCAGAATCCGCATCTGGACTGGATGAACTGCACGGTTTAAGCTACTCTTTTAAAGATATCCAGATGGGCCTTGGCGATTTAGTGTTTTACTCCATGCTTGCCTCAGGTGTATTCTTCTTTGCGGGCATAGTGCCTTATGTAGTTTCAATTGTGGGTATTATGATTGGGTCAATTATAACGTTCTTTATGCTTGAACGCCGAGACATTTTTCCTGGTTTGCCTTTTCCGATAATGCTTGGTTTGGCTGGCGGAATAATTACTTACTTTTTGTTGGCGCTTTTCTAG
- a CDS encoding MBL fold metallo-hydrolase, whose product MTDLQIGFLGGAREVGRIGITVKSAKTQVVLDYGVMLDNQPGFPMHVPPKDVDAVVLTHSHLDHSGALPIFYINDKKPLISNKLNLDLSQLLIQDFIHLSSYYLPFEYLELKTMMHNLRNVEFNGETTVGDMKITLFNAGHTPGSVQVLVEAEGKRILYTGDFNIEETKLLPGASMNYGDLDAVIIESTYADSDHTPRPELEKSFFEAVTETVERGGTVLIPSFGVGRSQEIACVLASNHFEYPIILDGMAREASRVIMNNKEYLKDPKMFMNAMHSVDWVEGWRDRRRALKSPCAIVSTAGMLKGGPAAFYLSKLGKKASNAVFLVSYQIPGTPGRELMEKGICTIDGKVRKIKARYQHFDFSSHCGASMLKEGLKRLGGNPKVFVVHGAEGNCELFANWARTELGLDAVAPRTGDTFEI is encoded by the coding sequence ATGACTGATTTGCAGATTGGGTTTTTAGGCGGAGCAAGAGAAGTTGGACGAATAGGTATTACGGTAAAGTCTGCAAAAACCCAAGTTGTGCTCGATTACGGTGTAATGCTGGATAACCAACCAGGGTTTCCTATGCATGTTCCGCCTAAAGACGTGGACGCCGTGGTTTTAACGCATAGCCACCTTGACCACTCTGGCGCGCTCCCAATCTTTTACATTAACGACAAAAAACCCCTAATCTCAAACAAACTAAACCTGGACCTCTCCCAACTTTTGATTCAAGACTTCATCCACCTCTCCAGCTACTATTTGCCCTTTGAGTATCTGGAACTTAAAACCATGATGCACAACCTACGTAACGTTGAGTTCAATGGTGAAACAACTGTTGGCGACATGAAAATCACACTGTTTAATGCTGGGCACACGCCGGGAAGCGTGCAGGTTCTGGTGGAAGCTGAAGGCAAACGCATCCTATATACGGGTGACTTCAACATTGAAGAAACCAAACTGTTGCCTGGTGCATCAATGAACTACGGTGACTTAGACGCAGTCATTATTGAGAGTACATATGCGGATTCTGATCACACGCCAAGACCCGAACTTGAGAAGTCATTCTTTGAGGCGGTCACAGAAACCGTTGAGAGAGGCGGAACCGTGCTGATTCCCTCGTTTGGTGTTGGGCGTTCGCAGGAAATCGCCTGTGTCTTAGCATCGAATCATTTTGAATATCCCATTATCTTGGATGGAATGGCAAGAGAAGCCAGCAGAGTAATTATGAACAACAAAGAATACCTCAAAGACCCCAAAATGTTCATGAATGCAATGCACTCCGTGGATTGGGTGGAAGGCTGGCGTGACCGAAGACGCGCACTCAAATCTCCCTGTGCAATCGTCTCAACTGCGGGTATGCTCAAGGGTGGACCAGCCGCGTTTTACCTCTCAAAACTGGGAAAGAAAGCCTCAAACGCTGTTTTCCTTGTTAGCTACCAGATTCCAGGCACTCCAGGGCGGGAACTAATGGAGAAAGGCATCTGTACCATCGATGGCAAAGTCCGCAAAATCAAGGCCCGCTATCAGCATTTTGATTTCTCCTCTCACTGTGGCGCAAGCATGCTAAAAGAAGGCTTAAAACGGCTCGGTGGTAACCCCAAAGTTTTTGTGGTTCACGGGGCAGAGGGTAACTGTGAGTTGTTTGCGAATTGGGCACGAACTGAGTTGGGTTTGGATGCGGTTGCTCCACGGACTGGAGACACTTTTGAAATCTAG
- the tgtA gene encoding tRNA guanosine(15) transglycosylase TgtA translates to MSFEIKDKDLLGRIGKLRTKSGTVETPLLFPVINPSVQPVPPKRLKKEFGFQAIITNAYILKKRFQNRPVEESLHKFLDYDGAIMTDSGAYQILVYGDVEYNQKEIVAYEEGIGSDIATILDIPTGWRVTKEQAELTVAETHRRAKDFFKLKTRDDILWVGPVQGGKHLDLVTKSAKVMGKLPFNIHALGSPTEVMENYRFDVLADMILTAKKGIPAERPLHLFGAGHPVMFSLAVALGCDLFDSAAYALYARENRYMTENGTWRLEEMDYFPCSCPRCATMTPQELLQMPKKEREIFLAEHNLWVCQAELKRIKQAIRNGRLWEHTEMRCHAHPALLTALKRIKGNEDFLEAFSPTIKDSGFFFYDSVGLVRPEITHYQNHLKTRYQPPANAKTLLLVPQTRNKPFHKAPELKKIRQTQRSLGENAEQVHVCVYCAPFGVVPLELDEIYPLSQHETALPLEQETIAYVAAQTEEFIKRGGYQGVVLLNDSKLWNEHIKNACESACKAAGLLFECLEVQVEAEKKTVARLKTALCAQLGC, encoded by the coding sequence ATGAGTTTCGAAATTAAAGACAAAGACCTGCTTGGAAGAATCGGCAAATTACGAACCAAAAGTGGCACAGTGGAAACCCCGCTACTATTTCCCGTCATCAACCCCAGCGTCCAGCCCGTGCCGCCCAAACGCCTCAAAAAAGAGTTCGGATTCCAAGCCATAATCACCAACGCTTACATCCTCAAAAAACGCTTCCAAAACCGCCCCGTAGAAGAAAGCCTACACAAATTCTTGGATTATGATGGCGCAATCATGACAGATTCAGGCGCGTATCAAATCCTTGTTTATGGTGATGTGGAGTATAATCAAAAGGAAATCGTGGCTTACGAGGAGGGCATCGGAAGCGACATAGCCACAATCCTTGACATCCCAACAGGCTGGCGCGTAACCAAGGAACAGGCTGAGTTGACGGTGGCGGAAACTCATCGACGCGCCAAGGACTTTTTCAAACTCAAAACTCGTGATGACATCTTATGGGTTGGTCCTGTACAAGGTGGCAAACATCTTGACTTGGTCACAAAATCAGCTAAAGTCATGGGCAAACTCCCATTCAACATCCACGCGCTCGGAAGCCCCACAGAAGTTATGGAAAACTATCGCTTTGACGTGCTCGCTGACATGATATTAACAGCCAAAAAAGGCATCCCAGCCGAACGTCCTCTGCATCTCTTTGGCGCTGGGCACCCCGTAATGTTCTCTTTGGCAGTTGCTTTAGGCTGTGACCTCTTCGACTCAGCCGCTTATGCCCTGTACGCACGGGAGAACCGTTACATGACCGAAAACGGAACATGGCGACTTGAGGAGATGGATTATTTCCCTTGTTCCTGTCCAAGATGTGCCACTATGACACCCCAAGAACTACTGCAGATGCCCAAAAAGGAGCGGGAGATTTTCCTTGCAGAACACAATCTTTGGGTTTGCCAAGCCGAACTAAAACGCATCAAACAGGCAATTCGCAACGGCAGATTATGGGAACACACCGAAATGCGATGCCATGCTCATCCAGCCCTGCTCACCGCGCTTAAACGCATCAAGGGCAATGAGGATTTCCTTGAAGCCTTCAGCCCAACCATAAAAGACAGCGGCTTCTTCTTCTATGACAGCGTGGGACTGGTGCGTCCAGAAATAACCCATTACCAAAACCACCTAAAAACTCGTTATCAGCCGCCAGCAAACGCCAAAACCCTGCTACTGGTGCCACAAACAAGAAACAAACCCTTCCACAAAGCACCCGAATTAAAGAAAATCCGCCAAACCCAACGAAGCCTCGGCGAAAACGCAGAGCAGGTTCATGTTTGTGTGTATTGTGCGCCGTTTGGTGTGGTTCCACTTGAACTCGACGAGATTTACCCCTTGTCTCAGCATGAAACCGCATTGCCTTTGGAGCAAGAAACCATCGCGTATGTTGCCGCTCAAACAGAGGAGTTCATTAAACGGGGTGGTTATCAGGGTGTGGTTTTGCTAAATGACTCTAAACTCTGGAATGAGCACATTAAGAATGCTTGCGAATCCGCCTGCAAAGCTGCGGGTTTACTGTTTGAGTGTTTGGAAGTTCAAGTTGAGGCTGAAAAGAAAACCGTTGCCCGATTGAAAACTGCGTTATGTGCTCAGTTAGGCTGTTAA
- a CDS encoding Lsm family RNA-binding protein, with the protein MQRKFFTEVAALADKTVCVVTTTGKSFTGTLIGINPDNYSLSLADAKEEGGNTIHRVFLNGSIVAQILTAEKPFDLKSLAGRLEKVFPTMVKLYEDKGFIWVMDKVKLTERGVVEGSGPAAERVQKVYEIFMHEPKA; encoded by the coding sequence GTGCAAAGAAAATTTTTCACTGAAGTCGCAGCATTAGCTGACAAAACCGTTTGCGTAGTCACCACTACTGGAAAATCGTTCACGGGAACACTTATCGGCATAAACCCCGACAACTACAGCCTCAGTTTAGCTGACGCCAAAGAAGAAGGCGGAAACACAATCCACCGCGTCTTCCTAAACGGCAGCATTGTGGCTCAAATTTTAACCGCAGAAAAACCCTTTGACCTTAAATCTTTGGCTGGTAGGCTTGAGAAAGTCTTCCCAACCATGGTTAAACTCTATGAGGATAAAGGTTTCATTTGGGTTATGGATAAAGTGAAGCTGACTGAGAGAGGCGTAGTTGAAGGTTCAGGTCCAGCTGCTGAACGCGTACAAAAAGTGTACGAAATCTTCATGCACGAACCTAAAGCCTAA
- a CDS encoding PAC2 family protein, producing MVISIDMTEKPQLNNPVLIEGLPGIGFVANIACLHLINELKAKKFAQLFSSSFQDFAVTTEDGSTRSPINELYYVKREEGQQDLIIWYGNTQALTTVGQYELCGKVLELVKDLGCRFVISIGGYKKDEAVPIPGLYTTATDEETMQKALDLGTKVMVGHVFGIAGLSVGLAQIMEMKGFSLLVDTPGMNPDVTAAKYALTTLGKFLNMEINMAGLEESGNQIKKMLEIFGLMRSITEEKKKEEQQLRWFI from the coding sequence ATGGTTATCTCAATTGACATGACCGAAAAACCCCAACTAAACAATCCAGTCCTCATCGAAGGCTTACCAGGCATAGGTTTTGTAGCAAACATTGCCTGCCTACACTTAATCAACGAGCTAAAAGCCAAAAAATTCGCTCAACTCTTCAGCAGCAGCTTTCAAGACTTCGCAGTAACAACTGAAGACGGCAGCACACGCAGCCCAATCAACGAACTCTACTACGTAAAACGCGAAGAAGGTCAGCAGGACCTCATAATCTGGTACGGAAACACACAAGCATTAACAACTGTTGGGCAGTATGAGTTATGTGGAAAAGTGCTTGAACTTGTTAAGGACCTTGGCTGTCGTTTTGTCATATCCATTGGTGGCTACAAAAAAGATGAAGCTGTACCTATTCCAGGACTCTACACGACAGCGACGGATGAGGAAACCATGCAGAAAGCGCTGGATCTTGGCACTAAAGTGATGGTTGGGCATGTTTTTGGTATTGCAGGTTTATCGGTTGGGTTGGCGCAGATTATGGAGATGAAGGGTTTTTCGCTTCTGGTTGATACGCCTGGTATGAATCCTGATGTGACCGCTGCAAAATATGCGTTGACGACTTTGGGCAAATTTTTGAATATGGAAATTAACATGGCTGGTCTTGAAGAATCTGGCAACCAAATAAAGAAGATGCTGGAAATTTTCGGGTTAATGAGAAGTATTACAGAAGAAAAGAAGAAGGAAGAGCAGCAGCTTAGATGGTTTATTTAG
- a CDS encoding YkgJ family cysteine cluster protein — MIADTFYLHLEFKGKTTCWSINLPFLCDICGVCCTLDDFLNAGEINANPTEYTEIHAKIRALFDKLGVMWEADQDKYENYITHTSCPFLVNNTCSIYEIRPEGCRLFPKTFFGMLTEDCEALNRFKRMRAALKKGRRCKETYCFTKGANGIGDEPIKPVNFTQKQYQNCIVQLQQVGITTDEMVLFNVFNEQKISSQVS, encoded by the coding sequence ATGATTGCTGACACTTTTTATCTACATTTAGAGTTCAAAGGCAAAACCACATGTTGGTCTATTAATCTGCCCTTTCTATGTGACATATGTGGCGTTTGTTGTACACTGGATGATTTTTTAAACGCGGGTGAAATCAATGCAAACCCCACAGAGTACACAGAAATCCACGCAAAAATAAGAGCGCTGTTTGATAAGTTGGGTGTGATGTGGGAAGCAGACCAAGACAAATACGAAAATTACATCACACATACCTCATGTCCCTTTCTGGTAAACAATACCTGCTCAATATACGAGATTAGACCTGAAGGCTGCCGACTTTTTCCCAAAACCTTCTTTGGTATGTTAACTGAAGACTGTGAGGCTTTGAATAGGTTTAAGCGGATGCGTGCTGCCCTCAAAAAAGGAAGACGTTGCAAAGAAACCTACTGCTTTACCAAGGGCGCAAACGGTATAGGTGATGAACCCATCAAGCCAGTTAACTTCACTCAAAAACAGTACCAAAACTGCATTGTCCAACTACAGCAGGTAGGAATTACCACGGATGAAATGGTGCTTTTCAACGTTTTTAACGAACAGAAAATAAGTTCACAAGTAAGTTAA
- a CDS encoding class I SAM-dependent methyltransferase produces MFTLDVGSGQMQRGDVNVDVRRVLRKPGSEFIVASSFNLPFVDNAFEKVYCCHVLEHLIDPYKSLKEIVRVCSYNAQITVPHGKHPYAHIDTDHKTFFGRSWFSKAAAHLKCGCTINLRIDTERSIFYLPVEIIVQIWKDTRNKN; encoded by the coding sequence TTGTTTACTCTTGATGTTGGGTCGGGTCAAATGCAAAGAGGCGACGTTAATGTTGACGTTAGAAGGGTGCTAAGAAAACCCGGTTCCGAGTTTATTGTAGCATCTTCTTTTAATCTGCCCTTTGTGGATAATGCTTTTGAAAAAGTGTATTGCTGTCATGTTCTGGAACATCTAATTGACCCTTACAAGAGTCTAAAAGAGATAGTTCGCGTCTGCTCATACAATGCCCAAATCACTGTACCTCACGGGAAGCATCCTTATGCTCACATAGACACGGACCACAAAACATTTTTTGGCAGAAGCTGGTTCTCAAAAGCGGCGGCTCATCTTAAATGTGGATGCACTATTAATTTGCGTATAGATACTGAGCGGTCAATATTTTATTTACCTGTAGAAATTATTGTTCAAATATGGAAGGACACCAGAAACAAAAATTAA
- a CDS encoding sugar phosphate nucleotidyltransferase — protein sequence MKAVILAAGEGVRLQPVTQTRPKHLIKLAGKPILQYCLDSVKAAGITETIIVTHYMSDTIKQHFGDGSSQGLKITYVEQKAILGTGNAAETAEPYVDDDFVLIYGDLLFGVDAVKTVLSQYQSGDVSAVMAVVPVDKPESYGIIEQDNQKRVKRIVEKPAVGQAPSNLANAGIYAFNKDVFAKIRQTKASVRGEWELTDAVTLLSAEGKTVLAAELPRQDWFDVGRPWDLLDANLWALRRMEHNVLGTVEQGAHLIGAVSVAETARVRSGAYIEGPVFIDEEADVGPNCFIREGTSLGRKVRVGNACEIKNSIIMDFTHVGHLSYVGDSVLGERCNLGAGTIMGNYRLDAGSIKMMVKDTLVNTGRRKLGAILGDNVKTGINSTFMPGVKVGTDSWVGANVMIERDLPSHTSIFLKQTLETSEKKA from the coding sequence ATGAAAGCTGTCATACTTGCCGCGGGTGAAGGCGTAAGACTCCAACCCGTAACCCAAACACGTCCAAAGCACCTTATCAAACTCGCAGGCAAACCCATATTGCAGTACTGCCTTGACTCAGTAAAAGCTGCAGGCATAACAGAAACCATAATCGTAACCCACTACATGAGCGACACTATAAAGCAGCATTTTGGAGACGGCAGCAGTCAAGGTTTAAAAATCACTTATGTGGAGCAAAAAGCCATTTTAGGCACGGGAAACGCGGCAGAAACCGCAGAGCCCTATGTGGATGACGATTTTGTTTTGATTTATGGTGATTTGCTCTTTGGTGTGGACGCCGTGAAAACAGTGCTTTCTCAATATCAAAGCGGCGATGTCAGTGCGGTCATGGCAGTGGTGCCCGTTGATAAGCCTGAAAGCTATGGCATAATCGAGCAAGACAACCAAAAACGCGTCAAACGTATCGTGGAAAAACCTGCTGTGGGTCAAGCTCCCTCAAATCTTGCAAACGCAGGCATCTATGCTTTTAACAAAGATGTTTTCGCCAAAATCAGACAGACCAAAGCCAGCGTAAGGGGCGAATGGGAACTAACCGACGCCGTAACCCTGCTATCCGCTGAGGGCAAAACCGTGCTAGCCGCAGAGCTTCCAAGGCAGGACTGGTTTGACGTGGGTAGACCTTGGGATTTATTGGATGCTAACCTTTGGGCTCTACGGCGCATGGAGCATAATGTTTTGGGGACAGTGGAGCAGGGCGCGCACCTGATTGGGGCAGTTTCAGTGGCGGAGACTGCGCGGGTTCGTTCAGGAGCCTACATTGAAGGTCCAGTTTTCATTGATGAGGAAGCCGATGTTGGACCAAACTGTTTCATCCGTGAAGGTACAAGTCTTGGTAGAAAAGTACGCGTTGGTAACGCTTGTGAAATAAAAAACAGCATCATAATGGACTTCACGCATGTTGGGCACTTGTCCTATGTGGGTGATAGCGTTTTAGGAGAGCGCTGCAATTTGGGTGCGGGAACCATCATGGGCAACTATCGCCTTGACGCGGGTAGCATAAAAATGATGGTAAAAGACACGTTGGTGAATACAGGACGACGAAAGCTCGGTGCAATCTTGGGGGACAATGTGAAAACAGGTATTAATTCCACATTTATGCCTGGCGTTAAAGTTGGCACTGACAGCTGGGTGGGTGCAAACGTTATGATTGAACGGGATTTGCCATCACATACCTCGATTTTTCTAAAGCAAACCTTGGAGACTTCAGAAAAGAAGGCATGA